One part of the Acidobacteriota bacterium genome encodes these proteins:
- a CDS encoding HIT domain-containing protein translates to MKRLWAPWRLEYVTAAAGGDDPSCVFCRALDPATPSEHLLYRGARVFVILNKYPYNNGHLMVVPIRHVARMADATPEELTELIAVTRLAEMALTEAYGPHGINVGMNLGRTAGAGVVGHLHVHLVPRWEGDTNFMSVVSETRVVPEAPAASVARLRPVFERLTAAPVS, encoded by the coding sequence GTGAAGCGCCTCTGGGCCCCCTGGAGACTGGAGTACGTGACCGCCGCCGCCGGAGGCGATGACCCGTCCTGTGTTTTCTGCAGGGCGCTCGATCCGGCGACCCCGTCGGAGCACCTGCTCTACCGCGGCGCGCGGGTCTTCGTCATCCTGAACAAGTACCCTTACAACAATGGCCACCTCATGGTGGTGCCGATTCGGCACGTTGCCCGCATGGCGGATGCGACACCGGAGGAGCTGACGGAGCTGATCGCGGTGACGCGCCTCGCCGAGATGGCGCTTACCGAGGCGTACGGCCCGCACGGGATCAACGTGGGGATGAACCTGGGAAGAACCGCGGGCGCCGGCGTAGTCGGCCACTTGCACGTCCATCTGGTGCCACGTTGGGAGGGAGACACCAATTTCATGTCCGTCGTAAGTGAGACGCGCGTCGTCCCCGAGGCGCCGGCGGCCAGCGTCGCCAGGCTGAGGCCGGTCTTCGAACGACTCACCGCCGCGCCCGTGTCGTAA
- the scpB gene encoding SMC-Scp complex subunit ScpB — MGDEPSRGDLQAIIEALIFASPDPVTLKTLQRTLDAEPKEDVVVALAALVERWRDRPGGLELIEVAGGYQIVTRSDLHDWVRRLFHEHSRQRLSVPALETLAVVAYRQPVTGPEIAEIRGVNTSGVLGTLVERRLIKVVGRKAVVGRPFLYATTREFLDRFGLKDLSDLPKVEDMAEALGMDAPSALAAEAPRDELLPFDTEGDSVSAIHGEPVGKVH; from the coding sequence ATGGGTGACGAACCGTCGCGGGGCGACCTGCAGGCGATCATCGAAGCGCTCATCTTCGCATCGCCCGATCCCGTCACGCTGAAGACGTTGCAGAGGACGCTGGACGCCGAGCCGAAGGAGGACGTCGTCGTGGCTCTTGCGGCCCTGGTGGAGCGATGGCGGGATCGGCCCGGCGGGCTCGAGCTGATCGAGGTTGCGGGGGGCTACCAGATCGTCACCCGATCCGATCTGCACGATTGGGTGCGCCGGCTGTTCCACGAGCACTCCAGGCAGCGATTGTCGGTCCCCGCGCTCGAGACCCTTGCGGTCGTGGCGTACCGGCAGCCGGTGACCGGCCCGGAGATCGCGGAAATCCGTGGAGTCAACACCAGCGGTGTTCTCGGCACACTCGTGGAACGGCGGCTCATCAAGGTGGTCGGTCGCAAGGCCGTGGTGGGCAGACCGTTCCTGTACGCCACCACCCGGGAGTTTCTCGACCGTTTCGGTTTGAAGGACCTGTCCGACCTGCCGAAGGTGGAGGACATGGCGGAAGCGCTCGGTATGGACGCTCCCTCCGCGCTGGCTGCCGAGGCGCCGCGCGACGAGTTGCTGCCGTTCGACACGGAAGGCGATTCCGTCTCCGCCATTCACGGCGAACCGGTCGGCAAGGTGCACTGA
- a CDS encoding VWA domain-containing protein, which translates to MVTLRQMTRRWIAVGAAFGLALALTSGGAAWQQRQEPATEPSAAERAAAETQATDQRPDAEVPGIAVEPAADGQPLIFRSGVNYIRVDAYVTDEDGTPVFDLTQDDFEVYEDGVKQDVDSFQVIRIDPLEVQASGVQTGVGVTRSDQELAASQPDVRVFVIFLDDYHVREGNGIRARRMLVDFLENELIPTDLVAVMYPLTPLDSVVLTRDHEAIIRAVSQFEGVKYEYEARNTYEARYVFYPTEVVERVRNDVSLSALRGLMIRLGGLREGRKSVLLVSEGYSNYVPPQLRSQNAEMPVDPGINPARFDPFAGDNSFEESFAFFRSAEILSDLRYIFRTANRFNTSIYTVDPRGLAVFEFDVSEPTVSFNTDRRQLRVTQDTLRILAEETGGRAIVNQNDLRPGLERMLTDANGYYLLGYNSGAAPTDGEFHEIEVRVSNPSLRVRARPGYWAITERDVQRAERTVVNEPPRAVDVALDQLAEPRRGRLVRTWLGTSRSDGNGKTQVTFVWEPTDGRGRRDEASTVLLTAMGDGGAYFRGRIPEEGAGERNWATFEVEPGELQLGLAIEGSGGEVLDRDRIEMDVPDYTNPEVVLSTPLFVRARNELEYRSLVDDWTVPPAVSRSFRRTERMLVRFQAYAPGGAVPEVEARLVNRAGETIVPLDVLQPGAAGADSQPASGGRGDATGSQAGPNAFQVPVALPFLPPGEYLIELTATFGDGETTHLAAFRLEA; encoded by the coding sequence ATGGTAACATTGAGGCAAATGACCAGACGCTGGATCGCCGTTGGCGCGGCGTTCGGCCTGGCTCTGGCGCTCACCTCCGGCGGGGCGGCGTGGCAGCAGCGTCAGGAGCCCGCCACCGAGCCGTCCGCGGCCGAACGGGCCGCCGCCGAGACGCAGGCGACCGACCAACGGCCTGACGCCGAGGTCCCGGGGATAGCGGTGGAGCCGGCCGCCGACGGCCAGCCGCTCATCTTCCGGAGTGGCGTCAACTACATCCGGGTCGATGCCTACGTGACGGACGAGGACGGTACGCCGGTCTTCGACCTGACGCAGGATGACTTCGAGGTCTACGAGGATGGAGTCAAACAGGATGTCGACTCCTTCCAGGTGATCCGGATCGACCCGCTCGAAGTGCAGGCCAGCGGAGTGCAGACCGGCGTCGGCGTGACCCGGTCGGACCAGGAACTGGCGGCGTCGCAGCCGGACGTCCGGGTCTTCGTGATCTTTCTCGACGACTACCACGTCCGGGAAGGCAACGGGATCCGTGCCCGCCGCATGCTGGTCGACTTCCTCGAGAACGAGTTGATCCCGACCGACCTGGTAGCCGTGATGTATCCCCTGACCCCGCTCGATTCGGTGGTCCTGACGCGGGATCACGAGGCGATCATCCGCGCGGTCAGCCAGTTCGAAGGGGTGAAGTACGAGTACGAAGCGCGCAACACGTACGAGGCGCGGTACGTCTTCTACCCGACGGAGGTCGTCGAACGGGTGCGCAACGACGTCTCCCTGTCGGCGCTTCGCGGCTTGATGATTCGGCTGGGCGGCCTCCGTGAGGGGCGGAAGTCCGTGCTGCTCGTGAGCGAGGGCTATTCCAACTACGTACCGCCGCAGTTGAGGAGCCAGAACGCGGAGATGCCGGTCGATCCCGGCATCAATCCGGCGCGGTTCGATCCCTTCGCCGGAGACAACTCGTTCGAGGAATCCTTCGCCTTCTTCCGCAGCGCCGAGATCCTGAGCGACCTGCGGTACATCTTCCGGACCGCGAACCGTTTCAACACGTCGATCTACACGGTCGACCCGCGCGGTCTCGCCGTGTTCGAGTTCGACGTGTCGGAGCCTACCGTCAGCTTCAACACGGATCGGCGGCAGTTGCGCGTGACGCAGGATACGCTCCGCATCCTCGCGGAAGAGACCGGTGGGCGGGCCATCGTGAACCAGAATGACCTGCGCCCCGGTCTGGAACGGATGCTGACCGACGCGAACGGCTACTACCTGCTCGGCTACAACTCGGGCGCCGCGCCGACCGACGGTGAGTTCCACGAGATCGAAGTGCGGGTCAGTAATCCTTCCTTGAGGGTGCGAGCGCGACCGGGCTATTGGGCGATCACCGAGCGGGACGTGCAGCGGGCAGAGAGGACCGTCGTCAACGAGCCGCCCCGCGCGGTGGATGTCGCGCTGGATCAGTTGGCCGAACCGCGTCGCGGGCGCCTGGTCCGGACGTGGCTGGGCACGTCGAGAAGTGACGGCAATGGCAAGACGCAGGTGACTTTCGTCTGGGAGCCGACCGATGGACGCGGGCGGCGCGACGAAGCATCGACCGTCCTGCTTACCGCCATGGGTGACGGGGGCGCATACTTCCGCGGCCGGATACCGGAGGAAGGGGCGGGAGAACGCAACTGGGCCACCTTCGAAGTGGAGCCCGGCGAGTTGCAGTTGGGCCTGGCGATCGAGGGGTCGGGGGGAGAGGTGCTCGATCGGGACCGGATCGAGATGGACGTGCCGGACTACACCAACCCGGAAGTGGTCCTGAGTACACCGCTGTTCGTTCGGGCCCGCAACGAACTGGAATACCGCTCGCTCGTCGATGACTGGACCGTGCCCCCCGCCGTGTCCCGCAGCTTCCGCCGCACGGAGCGGATGTTGGTGCGCTTCCAGGCCTACGCGCCGGGAGGCGCCGTCCCCGAAGTGGAAGCCCGTCTGGTGAATCGCGCCGGAGAGACGATCGTGCCACTCGACGTCCTGCAGCCCGGTGCGGCGGGAGCCGATTCGCAGCCGGCATCGGGTGGGCGCGGTGACGCGACGGGGTCTCAGGCGGGACCCAACGCATTCCAGGTGCCGGTGGCCCTCCCGTTCTTGCCGCCCGGCGAGTACCTGATCGAACTCACGGCGACCTTCGGCGACGGAGAGACTACGCATCTCGCCGCGTTCCGGCTTGAGGCCTGA
- a CDS encoding integration host factor subunit beta, translated as MTKAVLVEEVSRSAELPRKEAEKVVDTVFASIVESLRNGQKVELRGFGSFRLRHRRSRRGRNPRTGDAVEVPPKTVPYFKPGKELRALINDGSEASPGHRSSRPGDASTSVSIIPS; from the coding sequence ATGACAAAGGCCGTGCTGGTCGAAGAGGTGTCTCGCTCCGCCGAGCTTCCGCGCAAGGAGGCGGAGAAGGTGGTCGACACGGTCTTTGCGAGCATCGTCGAGTCGCTACGGAATGGGCAAAAGGTGGAGCTCCGCGGCTTCGGCAGCTTTCGGCTGCGTCACCGCCGGTCTCGTAGAGGCCGGAATCCGCGAACCGGTGACGCGGTGGAGGTCCCTCCCAAGACGGTTCCGTACTTCAAGCCGGGCAAGGAGCTTCGCGCGTTGATCAACGACGGGTCTGAGGCGTCGCCGGGTCATCGGTCGTCGCGGCCCGGGGATGCTTCCACGTCCGTCTCCATCATCCCGTCGTGA
- a CDS encoding rRNA pseudouridine synthase, whose product MEATTRHDDADASGVRLQKMIAAAGIASRRAAEQLIVDGRVTVNGRTVRELGARAYPARDDVRVDGRRVARQERFRYLLVHKPAGYVTTRQDPQRRPTVLDLIPGVREYVYPVGRLDYDSEGLLLLTNDGRLASVLTHPRHAVPRVYEAVVRGLPTPVQLRRLANGITLDGQRTAPAEVRVVPRRGTGRDRIRDPRTRVRVTLREGRNRQVRRMFDAIGHPVHRLRRTRLGPLALGGLKPGDARELTVTEVKALQRAAREAAPALRRPAPHRRAAARLAEGRQTAL is encoded by the coding sequence ATGGAGGCGACGACCAGGCACGATGATGCGGACGCTTCCGGTGTCCGCCTGCAGAAGATGATCGCCGCGGCGGGGATTGCATCGCGGCGGGCCGCCGAACAACTGATCGTCGACGGCCGCGTGACGGTGAACGGCCGGACGGTACGCGAATTGGGTGCGCGCGCCTACCCGGCACGCGATGACGTTCGCGTGGACGGCCGGCGTGTCGCCCGCCAGGAGCGATTCCGCTATCTGCTGGTTCACAAACCGGCCGGCTACGTGACGACTCGCCAGGATCCGCAGCGGCGGCCGACCGTGCTCGATCTCATCCCGGGCGTGCGGGAATACGTTTACCCGGTCGGCCGGCTCGACTACGACTCGGAAGGCCTGCTGCTGCTGACGAACGACGGCCGTCTCGCGTCGGTCCTGACGCACCCGCGCCATGCGGTTCCGCGCGTCTACGAGGCGGTGGTTCGAGGCCTTCCGACGCCGGTCCAGCTCCGCCGGCTGGCCAACGGCATCACCCTCGACGGTCAGCGGACCGCGCCGGCGGAGGTGCGCGTGGTGCCGCGGCGGGGGACCGGCCGCGACCGGATCCGCGACCCCCGCACCCGCGTCCGCGTGACGCTGCGGGAAGGACGCAACCGGCAGGTGCGCCGCATGTTCGATGCTATCGGCCATCCGGTCCACCGTCTCCGCCGGACGCGACTGGGTCCACTCGCTCTCGGTGGCCTGAAGCCGGGCGACGCGCGCGAGCTGACGGTGACGGAAGTGAAGGCGCTGCAGCGGGCAGCGCGCGAAGCCGCACCGGCCCTGCGCCGGCCGGCGCCACACCGGCGGGCGGCGGCGCGACTGGCCGAAGGGCGCCAGACGGCCTTATGA
- a CDS encoding (d)CMP kinase, translated as MNQPSVIAIDGPSGAGKGTVARAIAARLRWRHVDTGAMYRAVAWKAIRERLALDDGPAVARLADRSRFELSGPRILIDGEDVTVEIRNADMDRAAAAVARLEDVRASLVRRQQELAREGSVVMEGRDIGTVVFPGAPVKIYLDAEPSERAARRAHDRRHQRSATSGVEEIRRELDERDQSDRTRTASPLKIADDAVRIDTTGVPVEEVVRRVLQVIRERLPGSRRQFDGLA; from the coding sequence ATGAACCAACCGTCGGTCATCGCCATTGACGGCCCGTCGGGCGCGGGTAAGGGAACCGTCGCGCGCGCTATCGCAGCGAGATTGCGGTGGCGCCACGTTGACACCGGGGCGATGTACCGCGCCGTGGCCTGGAAGGCCATCCGTGAGCGTCTTGCGCTCGATGATGGACCGGCGGTGGCCCGTCTTGCGGATCGTTCGCGGTTCGAACTGAGCGGACCGCGCATCCTGATCGATGGCGAGGACGTCACCGTGGAGATTCGCAACGCCGACATGGATCGCGCCGCCGCCGCGGTGGCGCGGCTTGAAGATGTCCGCGCGTCGCTCGTGCGGCGGCAACAGGAGCTTGCTCGGGAAGGCAGCGTCGTCATGGAAGGACGCGACATCGGGACCGTGGTATTCCCGGGCGCTCCGGTCAAGATCTATCTCGACGCGGAGCCGTCGGAGCGGGCGGCCCGACGCGCCCATGACCGGCGTCATCAGCGATCGGCGACATCGGGGGTGGAGGAAATACGACGTGAACTTGACGAACGCGATCAGAGCGACCGGACTCGGACCGCGTCGCCCCTGAAGATCGCCGACGATGCCGTGCGGATCGACACCACTGGCGTGCCCGTCGAGGAGGTGGTGCGGCGTGTCCTGCAAGTGATTCGGGAGCGGTTGCCTGGGAGCCGTCGTCAGTTTGACGGCCTTGCATAA
- a CDS encoding acyl-CoA dehydrogenase: MRIEYTPEQAAFQARVRRFADTVVVPRAAQIDAEDVFPTELVVDAARHGLLGVTLPVDVGGAGRDTVSYALAIEAVSAASATLAVILTVQNSLVAEVIHRFGTLAQQATWLRRLVSGEAIGAFALSEPNAGADAANQETLAVADGDDYRLTGHKVWVANGAVADVVLLFAATEPHGGAKGISAFLVPGVTPGLRRVGRRDSLGVRGLGCVDLELDAAVVGRDALVGAPGAGFRIALAALDRGRIAIGAQALGVGGAAFEAALAHARTRRTFGEPIGHHQAIQWMLADSATELAAARMLVLRAASAAEQQERVILEAAMAKLSASEAAHRAADRAMQVLASAGYTRGSTVDRLYRDARATEIYQGTSEVQRMIIAEQVIGPAEP; encoded by the coding sequence ATGCGGATCGAGTACACACCGGAGCAGGCTGCGTTCCAGGCGAGAGTGCGCCGATTCGCCGACACCGTCGTCGTGCCGCGGGCGGCACAGATCGACGCCGAGGATGTCTTCCCCACGGAACTGGTTGTGGATGCGGCGCGTCACGGGCTGCTGGGTGTAACGCTTCCCGTCGACGTGGGAGGCGCCGGGCGTGACACTGTCAGCTATGCCTTGGCCATCGAAGCCGTGTCAGCCGCAAGCGCCACGCTGGCGGTGATCCTCACAGTGCAGAATTCTCTCGTCGCCGAGGTGATTCACCGGTTCGGAACACTGGCGCAGCAGGCGACCTGGCTCAGACGGCTCGTCTCGGGGGAGGCAATCGGCGCCTTTGCACTTTCGGAGCCGAATGCCGGGGCCGACGCAGCCAACCAGGAGACGTTGGCGGTAGCCGACGGCGACGACTACCGTCTGACCGGCCACAAGGTCTGGGTGGCCAACGGCGCCGTTGCGGATGTCGTCCTGCTCTTTGCCGCGACCGAGCCGCACGGCGGTGCGAAGGGTATCAGCGCATTCCTCGTGCCGGGCGTCACGCCCGGCCTGCGGAGGGTAGGGCGCCGCGACTCGCTTGGCGTGCGCGGCCTCGGCTGCGTCGACTTGGAGCTTGACGCGGCCGTGGTAGGCCGGGACGCTCTGGTAGGCGCCCCGGGGGCGGGTTTCCGCATCGCGCTCGCCGCGCTCGATCGGGGCCGAATTGCCATTGGCGCGCAAGCGCTCGGAGTAGGGGGAGCAGCATTCGAGGCGGCCCTCGCGCATGCGCGGACGCGCCGGACATTCGGAGAGCCCATCGGCCATCATCAGGCGATTCAGTGGATGCTGGCTGATTCTGCGACCGAGTTGGCGGCCGCGCGCATGCTCGTGCTGCGCGCCGCTTCGGCGGCTGAGCAGCAGGAGCGCGTGATCCTGGAGGCGGCGATGGCGAAACTCTCCGCCAGCGAGGCGGCGCATCGGGCCGCCGATCGCGCCATGCAGGTTCTTGCTTCCGCCGGTTACACGCGCGGGTCGACGGTCGATCGCCTCTATCGCGATGCTCGAGCCACCGAGATCTACCAGGGCACGTCGGAAGTCCAGCGGATGATCATCGCGGAGCAGGTGATCGGTCCGGCCGAGCCGTAG
- a CDS encoding 30S ribosomal protein S1, protein MVDATDDPYRDPDEEVRDPEEHARLAAMYDASLKNIVEGEVIEGTVLKVTDTEVLVDVGYKSEGIIPLTEFCDETGGVAVNPGDTVDVLLERTEDRDGHVVLSREKAEKMKIWDEVEKAYAERKVVLGRVIDRIKGGLAVDIGVRAFLPGSQIDIRPIRNLDALRGEELRMRVIKVNKKRGNIVLSRKVLQEEENAEKKQETLATIAEGKVMTGVVKNITDYGAFIDLGGIDGLLHVTDMSWGRAQHPSELFKVNDDVEVVVLKFDAATERISLGYKQLHDDPWTTVAERYPVGQRLSGKVISLTDYGAFVELEPGVEGLIHVSEMSWSKRVKHPSKLLNVGDTVESMVLGVDPHARRIALGLKQIESNPWEELGARYPVGSRITGTVRNLTEFGAFVEVEEGIDGLIHISDMSWSKRLKHPSEVVNKGDEVEAVVLNIDAENQRLSLGLKQLSTDIWDDFFSATKVGDVVGGKVVRITNFGAFVELADGIEGLIHVSEFEDQKKGDQGAIEVNTTIQMRVIKLSPEERKIGLSVRALHDENFERDWRSYADESSPEVTLGDHFKQQQSAAAASRKDD, encoded by the coding sequence ATGGTAGACGCGACAGACGATCCGTACCGCGATCCCGACGAAGAGGTTCGCGACCCCGAGGAACACGCCCGGCTGGCGGCGATGTACGACGCAAGCCTCAAGAATATCGTCGAGGGCGAGGTGATCGAGGGGACCGTGTTGAAGGTCACCGATACCGAAGTGCTGGTCGACGTCGGCTACAAGTCGGAGGGAATCATCCCGCTGACGGAGTTCTGCGACGAGACCGGCGGAGTGGCGGTCAACCCGGGCGACACGGTGGATGTCCTGCTCGAACGGACCGAGGATCGGGACGGCCACGTGGTGCTTTCGCGCGAGAAGGCCGAGAAGATGAAGATTTGGGACGAGGTCGAGAAGGCCTACGCTGAGCGGAAGGTCGTGCTCGGCCGCGTCATCGACCGGATAAAAGGGGGGCTTGCGGTCGACATCGGGGTTCGTGCCTTCCTGCCGGGCTCGCAGATCGACATTCGTCCCATCCGAAACCTGGATGCGCTTCGTGGTGAAGAGCTGCGCATGCGCGTGATCAAGGTGAACAAGAAGCGGGGCAACATTGTTCTGTCGCGCAAGGTGCTCCAGGAAGAGGAGAACGCGGAGAAGAAGCAGGAGACGCTCGCCACCATCGCGGAAGGCAAAGTGATGACCGGCGTCGTGAAGAACATCACGGACTACGGCGCGTTCATCGATTTGGGCGGCATCGATGGACTGCTGCACGTGACCGACATGTCCTGGGGCCGCGCGCAGCATCCTTCGGAGCTGTTCAAGGTCAACGATGATGTGGAGGTCGTCGTGCTGAAGTTCGACGCCGCGACCGAGCGCATCTCGCTCGGCTACAAACAGCTTCACGACGATCCCTGGACAACCGTGGCCGAGCGCTATCCGGTGGGGCAGAGGTTGAGCGGGAAGGTGATCAGCCTGACGGACTACGGCGCTTTTGTGGAGTTGGAGCCGGGCGTCGAGGGGCTGATTCACGTTTCCGAGATGTCCTGGAGCAAGCGGGTCAAGCATCCGTCCAAGTTGCTCAATGTCGGCGACACGGTCGAGTCGATGGTGCTCGGCGTCGATCCGCACGCGCGGCGGATCGCTCTTGGCTTGAAGCAGATCGAGAGCAACCCCTGGGAGGAACTGGGCGCACGGTACCCGGTCGGTTCCCGCATCACCGGCACGGTTCGCAACCTGACCGAATTCGGGGCGTTCGTCGAGGTGGAGGAGGGTATCGACGGACTGATTCACATCTCGGATATGTCCTGGAGCAAGCGCCTCAAGCATCCCTCGGAGGTGGTCAACAAGGGTGACGAGGTGGAGGCGGTGGTGCTGAACATCGACGCCGAGAACCAGCGTCTCTCGCTCGGACTCAAGCAGCTCTCCACCGACATCTGGGACGATTTCTTCAGCGCCACCAAGGTGGGTGACGTTGTCGGCGGCAAAGTGGTGCGGATCACGAACTTCGGTGCGTTCGTCGAGCTCGCCGACGGCATCGAGGGCCTGATCCACGTCTCCGAGTTCGAGGATCAGAAGAAGGGCGATCAGGGCGCCATCGAAGTGAACACGACGATCCAGATGCGGGTCATCAAGCTGAGTCCCGAAGAGCGGAAGATCGGCTTGAGCGTACGAGCCCTGCATGATGAGAACTTCGAAAGAGACTGGCGCAGCTATGCCGACGAGTCGTCGCCCGAGGTGACGCTGGGCGACCATTTCAAGCAGCAGCAATCTGCCGCCGCGGCGTCCCGCAAGGACGACTAA
- a CDS encoding acyl-CoA dehydrogenase, translating to MLDVAGATPPLTRLSEEEQLFRSSVRVFAEAEIAPRVREMDEASVMHRVLIDQLFDLGVMGIEVPEAHGGGGGSFMLSVLAVEELSRVDPAVAVVVDVQNTLVINALRRWATGAQQSRWFPGLATGAVGAYALSEAGSGSDAFALTTRAVREGHDWILTGRKLWITNAAEAELFIVFATVDPSLGHRGITAFLVERDTSGFAVGKKEDKLGIRASSTCELLLEGCRVPDTHVLGEIGQGYRVAMETLNEGRIGIAAQMVGLAQGALDHAIAYTRQREQFGRPLAEFQAVQFQLAQAATEIEVARLAAYNAARLRDAGEPFLTEGAMAKLFASQVAERVSSLAVQLLGGVGYTRDYPVEKLYRDAKIGQIYEGTSNMQLQTIAKQVLRH from the coding sequence ATGCTGGATGTCGCAGGCGCCACGCCTCCTCTCACCCGTCTTTCCGAAGAAGAACAGCTCTTCCGATCGAGCGTCCGCGTGTTCGCGGAAGCGGAGATCGCGCCGCGTGTCCGTGAGATGGATGAAGCCTCGGTGATGCACCGCGTGCTGATTGACCAGCTCTTCGACCTCGGGGTGATGGGGATCGAAGTGCCGGAGGCCCACGGAGGCGGCGGTGGTTCGTTCATGTTGTCGGTTCTGGCCGTCGAAGAGCTGTCGCGCGTGGACCCTGCGGTGGCCGTTGTCGTCGACGTGCAGAACACTCTGGTCATCAACGCGCTACGGCGCTGGGCGACCGGCGCGCAGCAATCCCGCTGGTTCCCGGGGCTCGCAACCGGGGCCGTGGGAGCCTACGCGCTGTCCGAGGCGGGCTCCGGCAGCGACGCGTTCGCACTGACCACGCGCGCGGTTCGTGAAGGCCACGACTGGATACTGACCGGGCGGAAGCTCTGGATTACGAACGCGGCGGAGGCGGAGCTCTTCATCGTTTTCGCCACCGTGGATCCGTCACTTGGCCACCGCGGCATCACCGCGTTCCTGGTCGAGCGCGACACCTCCGGATTCGCGGTGGGAAAAAAGGAAGACAAGCTGGGCATCCGTGCTAGCAGCACGTGCGAACTCCTGCTCGAGGGCTGCCGCGTGCCGGACACCCACGTGCTGGGTGAGATAGGACAAGGCTATCGGGTGGCGATGGAGACCCTCAACGAGGGGCGCATCGGGATTGCCGCCCAGATGGTCGGTCTCGCGCAGGGCGCACTCGACCACGCGATCGCCTACACGCGGCAGCGGGAACAGTTCGGCCGTCCCCTGGCGGAGTTCCAGGCAGTGCAGTTCCAGCTGGCGCAGGCGGCAACCGAGATCGAGGTGGCGCGGCTGGCTGCGTACAACGCCGCCCGGTTGCGCGATGCAGGTGAGCCTTTTCTCACCGAGGGGGCGATGGCGAAGCTCTTTGCGTCGCAGGTAGCCGAACGAGTCAGCTCGCTCGCCGTGCAGCTTCTCGGCGGGGTGGGCTACACCAGGGACTACCCCGTGGAGAAACTGTACCGTGACGCGAAGATCGGCCAGATCTATGAAGGCACGTCCAACATGCAGCTGCAGACCATTGCGAAGCAGGTTCTACGCCACTAG
- a CDS encoding segregation/condensation protein A, protein MPADFESVLPDYPVRVSSFEGPLDLLIHLIRRNEVDIYDIPIVLIARQYLEYLDLMREINLDVAGEFLVMAATLIQIKSRMLVPRTVVEDEAAEEEDPREELVRRLLEHQKFRAAAEMLHDRETVRSAQWTRPDARVEAIAGAPFERELEVDLFSLLQAFQAVLARRSGLPQVPLPEETIPIEVRMREVLARLSAGAPSRFEDLFDAASSRRDLITTFLALLELIRLKQIRVLQAGPFGAMQVLRRDPETSNG, encoded by the coding sequence ATCCCGGCGGACTTCGAGTCCGTCCTTCCCGACTACCCCGTGCGGGTAAGCAGTTTCGAGGGGCCGCTCGATCTGCTGATCCACCTCATCAGGAGGAACGAGGTGGACATTTACGACATCCCGATTGTGCTTATCGCCAGGCAGTACCTCGAGTATCTCGACCTGATGCGCGAGATCAACCTGGACGTTGCTGGCGAGTTTCTCGTCATGGCGGCGACGCTGATTCAGATCAAGTCGCGGATGCTGGTGCCACGGACCGTGGTGGAGGATGAGGCGGCCGAGGAAGAGGATCCACGCGAGGAGTTGGTGCGCCGCTTGCTTGAACACCAGAAGTTCAGGGCTGCGGCCGAGATGCTCCATGACCGCGAAACGGTCCGGAGCGCGCAGTGGACCCGTCCGGATGCTCGCGTCGAGGCGATTGCCGGCGCGCCGTTCGAGCGGGAGCTGGAAGTGGATCTCTTCAGTCTGCTCCAGGCTTTCCAGGCGGTGCTCGCCCGCCGCAGCGGCTTGCCACAGGTGCCGCTACCGGAAGAGACCATTCCGATCGAGGTTCGGATGCGTGAAGTGCTGGCGCGGTTGTCGGCTGGCGCGCCCTCGCGGTTCGAGGATCTGTTCGATGCCGCGTCGTCCCGGCGGGATCTGATCACGACCTTTCTGGCGTTGCTGGAGCTCATCAGGCTCAAGCAGATCCGCGTGCTGCAGGCCGGACCGTTCGGGGCGATGCAGGTCTTGCGACGTGACCCGGAGACGAGCAATGGGTGA